One window of the Novosphingobium sp. KACC 22771 genome contains the following:
- the chrA gene encoding chromate efflux transporter: MTAPSAHPDFGELLRVSARIGCLSFGGPAGQIALMHRELVEELGWISEDQYLHALNFCHLLPGPEAQQLAIWIGWKMHGVRGGLAAGLLFVLPGALVILGLSMLYGAAAHLAWFAALFLGIKAAVLAIVVQAVLRLAGRALGTGFRKGAAVVSFLALFLFNAPFPLVVIGAAAVGWIAARYRPALLGLKGEAASPPDTPRPWGYSFRAVLIGALVWAAPMAAVFALLGRNHVLWRVGVFFSKLAVVTFGGAYAVLAYMAQQAVSAQHWLSATEMADGLGLAETTPGPLIMVTQFVGYLAAFRSPAPFTPLVAGLLGAGLTTWVTFAPCFLWVFALAPWIERLERAQLLKGALALVTSAIVGVIANLSAWFALQVLFHDLRVVWGSFSLPVLASFDWRAGLIAALSAWAVIGRKWNVIPVLAAAAAGGWLLSQV, translated from the coding sequence ATGACGGCCCCTTCTGCACATCCTGATTTTGGCGAACTCCTGCGCGTTTCCGCGCGCATCGGCTGTCTCAGTTTCGGCGGGCCTGCCGGGCAGATCGCGCTGATGCACCGCGAACTGGTCGAGGAACTCGGCTGGATCAGCGAGGATCAATATCTCCACGCGCTCAATTTCTGCCACCTGCTGCCCGGGCCGGAGGCACAGCAACTGGCGATCTGGATCGGGTGGAAAATGCATGGGGTACGCGGCGGGCTGGCGGCGGGCCTTTTGTTTGTGCTTCCCGGCGCGCTGGTCATTCTGGGGCTCTCGATGCTCTATGGCGCGGCGGCGCATCTGGCATGGTTTGCCGCGCTGTTTCTGGGCATCAAGGCGGCGGTGCTGGCCATTGTGGTGCAGGCGGTGCTGCGCCTTGCGGGCCGCGCGCTGGGGACGGGATTTCGCAAAGGGGCGGCGGTGGTGTCCTTCCTTGCGCTGTTTTTGTTCAACGCGCCCTTTCCGCTGGTGGTGATCGGGGCGGCGGCGGTCGGCTGGATCGCGGCGCGATATCGCCCTGCGCTGTTGGGGCTGAAGGGTGAGGCGGCATCGCCCCCCGATACGCCGCGCCCTTGGGGCTACAGCTTCCGTGCCGTGCTGATCGGTGCGTTGGTCTGGGCCGCGCCGATGGCGGCAGTTTTCGCGCTGCTGGGGCGCAATCATGTGCTCTGGCGCGTGGGGGTGTTCTTTTCCAAGCTGGCGGTGGTCACCTTTGGGGGGGCCTATGCGGTGCTGGCCTATATGGCGCAGCAGGCGGTTTCGGCACAGCACTGGCTTTCGGCCACGGAAATGGCCGACGGGCTGGGGCTGGCCGAGACGACGCCGGGGCCGCTGATCATGGTCACGCAATTTGTCGGCTATCTGGCCGCGTTTCGCAGTCCCGCGCCCTTCACGCCGCTGGTTGCGGGCCTGCTGGGAGCCGGGCTGACGACATGGGTGACCTTTGCGCCCTGTTTCCTGTGGGTTTTCGCGCTGGCTCCGTGGATCGAGCGGCTGGAGCGCGCCCAATTGTTGAAAGGCGCGTTGGCGCTGGTGACATCGGCGATTGTGGGCGTGATCGCCAATCTTTCGGCATGGTTTGCGCTTCAGGTTTTGTTTCATGACCTGCGCGTGGTCTGGGGCAGTTTCAGCCTGCCGGTTCTGGCCAGTTTCGATTGGCGCGCCGGGCTGATCGCCGCGCTGTCTGCATGGGCTGTGATCGGGCGCAAATGGAATGTGATCCCCGTTTTGGCCGCTGCCGCCGCCGGTGGCTGGCTGCTCTCGCAAGTTTGA
- a CDS encoding SRPBCC family protein, with the protein MRKAFGAWMVAGFIAWAAPAAAETPAYQTIHLEQDVARPAAQVWARIGKFCDIEEWLHVPCRLIAGKDGEVGAVRDLNNGRLIEVIVGRTDLSYAYAMPDGMAEGQAFYHGNLAVVPVSKSTSRIVYSILYLDQGAGAEAGARERREKRAQRFGEALRTMKMLSEGKPR; encoded by the coding sequence ATGAGGAAAGCATTTGGCGCGTGGATGGTGGCCGGTTTCATCGCGTGGGCGGCCCCGGCGGCGGCCGAAACGCCCGCCTATCAGACCATCCATCTCGAACAGGACGTTGCCCGCCCCGCCGCGCAGGTCTGGGCGCGGATCGGCAAGTTTTGCGACATTGAGGAATGGCTGCATGTCCCCTGCCGGTTGATTGCGGGCAAGGATGGCGAAGTGGGCGCGGTGCGCGATCTCAACAATGGCCGGTTGATCGAGGTCATCGTCGGGCGCACCGACCTGTCCTATGCCTATGCCATGCCCGATGGCATGGCCGAGGGGCAAGCCTTCTATCACGGCAATCTGGCAGTGGTGCCGGTGTCCAAATCCACCTCGCGGATTGTCTATTCGATCCTTTACCTCGACCAGGGCGCCGGGGCCGAGGCCGGCGCCAGGGAACGGCGCGAAAAGCGGGCGCAGCGCTTTGGCGAAGCGCTCAGGACGATGAAAATGCTGAGCGAAGGCAAGCCGCGATAA